A portion of the Faecalibacterium sp. I3-3-89 genome contains these proteins:
- a CDS encoding PSP1 domain-containing protein has translation MKKVISVRFKDNGKTYYFDPADTPIQTGDYVIVETARGVECGEVVQGVKEIADSAVPKALKPITRMADSVDVRRMRQNREDEKRAYRTCQECIARHGLEMKLVEAEYTLDRSKIMFYFTADGRVDFRELVKDLAGIFHTRIELRQIGVRDESKMIGGLGICGQPFCCSRFLKDFQPVSIKMAKEQGLSLNPTKISGACGRLMCCLAYEENAYEYLNSIMPMVGSTVRTPDGLGTVLEVNPISGYLRVRCGTEAFAPRYYKVSVCEYVSGGKRAPRRPDPDDDYSGVRDPAPVVAAASADGAPSCPGCGRKEKK, from the coding sequence ATGAAAAAAGTTATATCCGTCCGTTTCAAGGACAACGGCAAGACCTATTATTTTGACCCCGCAGACACCCCCATCCAGACCGGCGATTACGTCATCGTCGAGACGGCCCGGGGCGTGGAGTGCGGCGAGGTGGTGCAGGGCGTGAAGGAGATCGCCGACTCCGCCGTGCCCAAGGCCCTCAAGCCCATCACCCGGATGGCCGACAGCGTGGATGTCCGCCGGATGCGCCAGAACCGGGAGGACGAGAAGCGCGCCTACCGCACCTGTCAGGAGTGCATCGCCCGCCACGGGCTGGAAATGAAGCTGGTGGAGGCCGAATACACCCTCGACCGCTCCAAGATCATGTTCTATTTCACCGCCGACGGCCGTGTGGACTTCCGCGAGCTGGTCAAGGATCTGGCCGGCATCTTCCACACCCGCATCGAGCTGCGCCAGATCGGCGTGCGCGACGAGAGCAAGATGATCGGCGGCCTCGGCATCTGCGGCCAGCCCTTCTGCTGCAGCCGCTTTTTGAAGGATTTCCAGCCCGTCTCCATCAAGATGGCGAAGGAGCAGGGCCTCTCCCTCAACCCCACCAAGATCAGCGGCGCCTGCGGCCGTCTGATGTGCTGTCTGGCCTACGAGGAGAACGCCTACGAGTACCTGAACAGCATCATGCCCATGGTGGGCAGCACTGTCCGCACCCCGGACGGCCTCGGCACCGTGCTGGAGGTCAACCCCATCTCCGGCTACCTGCGGGTGCGCTGCGGCACCGAGGCTTTCGCGCCCCGGTACTACAAGGTGAGCGTCTGTGAGTATGTCTCCGGCGGCAAGCGCGCCCCCCGCCGCCCCGACCCGGATGACGATTATTCCGGCGTGCGCGACCCCGCCCCCGTGGTGGCTGCGGCCAGCGCCGACGGCGCGCCGTCCTGCCCCGGCTGCGGCCGAAAAGAAAAGAAATAA
- a CDS encoding tRNA1(Val) (adenine(37)-N6)-methyltransferase, whose protein sequence is MEHSTEILYNKTEVYCSAVHRFGSDALLLARFCEPKRSQTAADLCSGCGIVSLEWHDRGHRGPCAAVELQPEASALLQQAVAEQGIGHITPHLADLRSFREGEGQFDVCACNPPYFAAGPQSAKAGRATARHETDCTLEDVCACGFRLLKDGGRLALCHRPERLAEVLAVLRAHRLEPKRLAFVKNRPDAAPWLFLVEAQKNRRTGLRIEPDVLITAGAAMYGSAAPAVKR, encoded by the coding sequence ATGGAACATTCCACCGAGATTTTGTATAATAAAACAGAAGTATACTGCTCTGCCGTCCACCGGTTCGGCTCAGATGCGCTTTTGCTGGCCCGCTTCTGTGAGCCAAAGCGCAGCCAGACGGCGGCAGACCTGTGTTCGGGCTGCGGCATCGTCAGCCTCGAGTGGCACGACCGGGGGCATCGCGGCCCCTGCGCCGCCGTCGAGCTGCAGCCCGAGGCCAGTGCGCTCTTGCAGCAGGCCGTCGCAGAGCAGGGCATCGGCCACATCACGCCGCACCTCGCCGACCTGCGCTCTTTCCGGGAGGGAGAGGGGCAGTTCGACGTCTGCGCCTGCAACCCGCCCTATTTTGCCGCCGGGCCCCAGAGCGCCAAGGCAGGCCGGGCTACGGCCCGCCACGAGACGGACTGCACCCTCGAGGACGTCTGCGCCTGCGGCTTCCGTCTGCTGAAGGACGGCGGCAGGCTTGCGCTCTGCCACCGGCCCGAGCGGCTGGCCGAGGTGCTGGCGGTGCTGCGGGCACACCGTCTCGAGCCGAAGCGGCTGGCTTTCGTAAAAAACCGGCCCGACGCCGCACCGTGGCTCTTCCTCGTGGAGGCCCAGAAGAACCGCCGCACCGGTCTGCGCATTGAGCCGGATGTGCTCATCACCGCTGGCGCGGCGATGTATGGTTCCGCTGCGCCAGCGGTGAAACGGTAA
- the rsmI gene encoding 16S rRNA (cytidine(1402)-2'-O)-methyltransferase, with translation MAGTLYIVATPIGNLDDMPPRVAATFGAADFVAAEDTRVTMRLLNYLGLKKPMVSYYEHALQKGEGILRRIEAGESCALCSDAGMPCVSDPGEVIVRDALARGIKVVPVPAASACVTALAVSGQDTSRWVFEGFLPVNRKQKKERLAELLGEKRTVIFYEAPHKLRTTLDDLANAFGPERSITLCRELTKLHEEIWKTTLGEAQTHYAASEPRGEYVLVMAGAPVSAEPEAELTLEQAAQRALELTGQGFGPTAAAKAAAQGTPYSKSEVYKVLLTLQQRDPE, from the coding sequence ATGGCCGGTACTCTTTATATCGTCGCAACCCCCATCGGCAACCTTGATGATATGCCGCCCCGCGTCGCTGCCACTTTTGGCGCGGCGGACTTCGTGGCCGCCGAGGACACCCGCGTGACCATGCGGCTGCTGAACTATCTGGGCCTGAAAAAGCCGATGGTAAGCTACTACGAACACGCATTGCAGAAGGGCGAAGGCATCCTGCGCCGCATCGAGGCGGGCGAGAGCTGCGCCCTCTGCTCCGACGCCGGTATGCCCTGCGTCTCCGACCCGGGCGAGGTCATCGTGCGGGACGCGCTGGCCCGGGGCATCAAGGTCGTGCCTGTTCCAGCGGCATCTGCCTGTGTGACGGCGCTGGCCGTCTCGGGACAGGACACCTCCCGCTGGGTGTTCGAGGGCTTCCTGCCCGTGAACCGGAAGCAGAAAAAGGAGCGTCTGGCCGAGCTGTTGGGCGAAAAGCGCACCGTCATCTTCTACGAAGCCCCCCACAAACTGCGCACGACGCTGGATGACCTCGCAAACGCCTTCGGCCCGGAGCGGAGCATCACCCTCTGCCGCGAGCTGACCAAGCTCCACGAAGAGATCTGGAAGACCACCCTCGGCGAGGCACAGACCCACTATGCCGCCAGCGAGCCGCGGGGCGAATATGTGCTGGTCATGGCCGGCGCGCCGGTCTCTGCAGAGCCGGAAGCCGAACTGACCCTTGAGCAGGCCGCCCAGCGGGCGCTTGAGCTGACCGGGCAGGGCTTCGGCCCCACTGCCGCCGCCAAGGCCGCAGCGCAGGGCACCCCCTACTCCAAGAGTGAAGTATATAAAGTACTGCTGACCTTGCAGCAGCGCGACCCCGAATAA
- a CDS encoding DUF362 domain-containing protein codes for MAHKVSDACVGCGACEGACPVGAVAVENGVAVVNADACIDCGACEGACPTGAITAE; via the coding sequence ATGGCACACAAGGTTTCTGACGCATGTGTTGGCTGCGGCGCTTGCGAGGGCGCTTGCCCCGTTGGTGCAGTTGCTGTTGAGAATGGCGTTGCAGTCGTGAACGCAGACGCTTGCATCGATTGCGGTGCTTGCGAGGGCGCTTGCCCCACCGGCGCTATCACTGCTGAATAA
- a CDS encoding YfcE family phosphodiesterase, giving the protein MTKLLILSDSHSNRLALEHILKAEADHIDALIFLGDGLRDLEQTLTLYPRLRAYAVAGNCDFGALEPLDGLAAFDGVVVFYTHGHMYGVKYDLDTLSDAAAARGANVALFGHTHVPVAEQRGDVFLFNPGSCGRCYTGPNTYGILTLADGKVVGHEHKEVPKA; this is encoded by the coding sequence GTGACGAAACTTCTGATCCTGAGCGACAGCCACAGCAACCGTCTGGCCCTCGAGCACATCCTGAAGGCCGAGGCCGACCACATCGACGCCCTGATCTTTCTGGGCGACGGCCTGCGCGACCTCGAGCAGACGCTGACCCTTTACCCCCGGCTCCGGGCCTACGCCGTGGCCGGAAACTGCGATTTTGGTGCACTGGAACCGCTGGACGGGCTTGCGGCCTTTGATGGGGTGGTCGTCTTCTACACCCACGGCCATATGTACGGAGTGAAATACGACCTCGACACGCTATCCGACGCCGCAGCGGCCCGGGGCGCGAACGTCGCCCTCTTCGGCCACACCCACGTCCCGGTGGCCGAGCAGCGGGGCGATGTGTTCCTGTTCAATCCCGGCTCCTGCGGCCGGTGCTACACCGGCCCCAACACCTACGGCATCCTGACCCTTGCCGACGGCAAGGTGGTGGGCCACGAGCACAAAGAGGTACCCAAGGCATGA